The following proteins are encoded in a genomic region of Mustela erminea isolate mMusErm1 chromosome 3, mMusErm1.Pri, whole genome shotgun sequence:
- the TAS2R1 gene encoding taste receptor type 2 member 1, with product MLEFYLIIHCLFSTVQFLTGVLANGLILVVNGTELIKQRKMVPLALLLSCLAMARICLQLVIFYINLAILLWIEVPLLIENFSIFLFVNELGLWFASWLGVFYCAKIAPIAHPLFFWLKMRISKLVPWLILGSLLYTSAPSIFYNKHTWVFSQQVFLGFFSPNTTTQIKEKSVLQIAFLVRLSLPLLLFLASALLLLFSLGRHTWQMRNTAMGTRVPSTGVHVRSLLSVLSFLVLCVSHYMTAALLSSQIFKLRSLMFLFCVWVFGSFPSGHSMILILGSPKLKQNAKKLLLRGKCCE from the coding sequence atgCTAGAGTTTTACCTTATTATCCATTGCCTTTTTTCGACGGTACAATTTCTCACCGGGGTTTTAGCAAACGGCCTCATCCTGGTTGTGAACGGCACCGAGTtgatcaagcagagaaagatggtTCCATTGGCTCTTCTTCTTTCCTGCCTGGCGATGGCCCGGATTTGTCTGCAATTGGTCATCTTCTACATCAACCTGGCTATCCTCCTCTGGATCGAAGTCCCTCTACTTATTGAGAATTTTTCAATCTTCTTGTTTGTAAACGAATTGGGACTGTGGTTTGCCTCGTGGCTTGGCGTTTTCTATTGTGCCAAGATCGCCCCCATAGCTCACCCCCTCTTCTTCTGGTTGAAGATGAGGATATCGAAGCTGGTGCCGTGGCTGATCCTAGGGTCCCTGCTGTACACATCCGCCCCCTCTATCTTCTACAACAAACATACATGGGTTTTTTCCCAACaagtttttttgggttttttctcccCAAACACAACAACCCAAATCAAAGAGAAGTCTGTCCTACAGATCGCCTTTCTTGTGAGGTTATCATTGCCACTACTCCTCTTCCTCGCGTCTGCCCTGCTCTTGCTATTTTCCCTGGGGAGACACACCTGGCAGATGAGAAACACGGCCATGGGCACCAGGGTCCCTAGCACGGGTGTCCACGTGAGATCGCTGCTGTCCGTTCTGTCCTTCCTGGTCCTCTGCGTCTCCCACTACATGACAGCCGCTTTGCTCTCTTCTCAGATTTTTAAGCTCAGGAGTCTCATGTTTTTGTTCTGTGTCTGGgtgtttgggtcctttccctcTGGACACTCTATGATCTTAATTTTAGGAAGTCCTAAACTgaaacaaaatgcaaagaaactCCTCCTCCGCGGGAAATGCTGCGAGTGA